One genomic segment of Peromyscus leucopus breed LL Stock chromosome 23, UCI_PerLeu_2.1, whole genome shotgun sequence includes these proteins:
- the Tpst2 gene encoding protein-tyrosine sulfotransferase 2 has protein sequence MRRAPCLGLGPWLGMRLTVRKVLLAAGCALALVLALQLGQQVLECRAVLGGARNPRRMRPEQEELVMLGADQVEYRYGKAMPLIFVGGVPRSGTTLMRAMLDAHPEVRCGEETRIIPRVLAMRQAWSKSGREKLRLDEAGVTDEVLDAAMQAFILEVIAKHGEPARVLCNKDPFTLKSSVYLARLFPNSKFLLMVRDGRASVHSMITRKVTIAGFDLSSYRDCLTKWNKAIEVMYAQCMEVGRDKCLPVYYEQLVLHPRRSLKRILDFLGIPWSDTVLHHEDLIGKPGGVSLSKIERSTDQVIKPVNLEALSKWTGHIPGDVVRDMAQIAPMLARLGYDPYANPPNYGNPDPIVINNTHRVLKGDYKTPANLKGYFQVNQNSTSPHLGSS, from the exons ATGAGGCGGGCCCCCTGCCTGGGCCTGGGCCCCTGGCTGGGCATGCGCCTGACGGTGCGGAAGGtgttgctggctgctggctgcgcACTGGCCCTGGTGCTGGCTCTGCAACTTGGGCAGCAAGTGTTGGAGTGCCGGGCGGTGCTCGGGGGCGCGCGGAACCCACGGAGGATGCGCCCGGAGCAGGAGGAACTGGTGATGCTTGGGGCCGACCAGGTGGAGTACCGCTATGGCAAGGCCATGCCGCTCATCTTCGTGGGTGGCGTGCCTCGCAGCGGCACCACCCTCATGCGCGCCATGCTGGACGCGCACCCTGAGGTGCGCTGCGGAGAGGAGACGCGCATCATCCCCCGCGTGTTGGCCATGCGGCAGGCCTGGTCCAAGTCTGGCCGGGAGAAGCTGCGGCTGGACGAGGCGGGTGTGACGGACGAGGTGCTGGACGCCGCCATGCAGGCCTTCATCCTGGAGGTGATTGCCAAGCACGGGGAGCCGGCACGCGTGCTGTGTAACAAGGACCCCTTCACACTCAAGTCCTCCGTCTACCTGGCACGCCTCTTCCCCAACTCCAAGTTCCTGCTGATGGTGCGTGACGGCCGGGCCTCCGTGCACTCGATGATCACTCGCAAGGTCACCATTGCGGGCTTTGACCTCAGCAGCTACCGAGACTGTCTGACCAAGTGGAACAAGGCCATCGAGGTGATGTACGCACAGTGCATGGAGGTGGGCAGGGACAAATGCCTGCCCGTGTACTACGAGCAGTTGGTGCTGCACCCCCGGCGCTCGCTCAAGCGCATCCTGGACTTCCTGGGCATCCCCTGGAGTGACACTGTCCTGCACCACGAGGACCTCATTGGCAAGCCTGGGGGCGTCTCCCTGTCCAA GATCGAGCGGTCCACAGACCAGGTCATCAAACCTGTGAACTTGGAAGCACTCTCCAAGTGGACCGGCCACATCCCTGGGGACGTGGTGAGGGACATGGCCCAGATTGCCCCCATGCTGGCTCGGCTTGGCTACGACCCGTATGCAAACCCGCCCAACTATGGGAACCCTGACCCGATTGTCATCAACAACACACACCGG GTCTTGAAAGGAGACTATAAAACGCCAGCCAACCTGAAAGGATATTTTCAG GTGAACCAGAACAGCACCTCCCCGCACCTGGGAAGCTCGTGA
- the Tfip11 gene encoding tuftelin-interacting protein 11 translates to MSLSHLYRDGEGHLDDDDDERENFEITDWDLQNEFNPNRQRHWQTKEEATYGVWAERDSDEERPSFGGKRARDYSAPVNFISAGLKKGAAEEVDSEDSDDDEKPAKQEEFPKDLGPKKLKTGGNFKPSQKGFAGGTKSFMDFGSWERHTKGIGQKLLQKMGYVPGRGLGKNAQGIINPIEAKQRKGKGAVGAYGSERTTQSLQDFPVADSEEEAEEEFQKELSQWRKDPSGSKKKPKYSYKTVEELKAKGRISKKLTAPQKELSQVKVIDMTGREQKVYYSYSQISHKHSVPDEGLPLLAQLPPTAGKEAKVPGFALPELEHNLQLLIERTEQEIIQSDRQLQHERDMVVSLSHELEKTAEVLAHEERVISNLSKVLALVEECERRMQPHGTDPLTLDECARIFETLQDKYYEEYRLADRADLAVAIVYPLVKDYFKDWHPLEDGSYGTQIISKWKSLLENDQLLSHSSQDLSSDAFHRLMWEVWMPFVRNVVAQWQPRNCEPMVDFLDSWAHIIPVWILDNILDQLIFPKLQKEVDNWNPLTDTVPIHSWIHPWLPLMQARLEPLYSPVRSKLSSALQKWHPSDASAKLILQPWKEVLTPGSWEAFMLRNIVPKLGMCLGELVINPHQQHMDAFYWVMDWEGMISVSSLVGLLEKHFFPKWLQVLCSWLSNSPNYEEITKWYLGWKSMFSDQVLAHPSVKDKFNEALDIMNRAVSSNVGAYMQPGARENIAYLTHTQRRKDFQYEAMQERREAENMAQRGIGVAASSVPMNFKDLIETKAEEHNIVFMPVIGKRHEGKQLYTFGRIVIYIDRGVVFVQGEKTWVPTSLQSLIDMAK, encoded by the exons ATGTCGCTGTCCCACCTGTACCGGGACGGCGAAGGCCACCtggatgatgacgacgacgagcGTGAGAACTTTGAGATCACAGACTGGGATCTCCAGAATGAGTTCAACCCCAACAGGCAGCGCCACTGGCAGACCAAGGAGGAGGCCACCTATGGGGTGTGGGCTGAGCGTGACTCGGACGAGGAGAGGCCCAGCTTTGGAGGCAAACG GGCTCGAGACTATTCTGCGCCCGTCAACTTCATCAGCGCAGGGCTCAAGAAAGGGGCGGCTGAGGAAGTGGACTCTGAGGACTCTGATGATGATGAGAAGCCTGCAAAGCAGGAGGAGTTTCCGAAGGATTTGGGACCAAAGAAGTTAAAGACG GGCGGCAATTTTAAGCCCAGCCAGAAAGGCTTTGCCGGAGGAACCAAGTCCTTCATGGACTTTGGCAGCTGGGAGCGGCACACAAAGGGGATCGGGCAGAAGCTGCTGCAGAAGATGGGCTATGTCCCCGGGCGGGGCCTGGGGAAGAACGCACAAG GTATCATCAACCCCATTGAAGCCAAGCAGAGAAAAGGCAAAGGGGCTGTGGGGGCCTACGGCTCAGAGCGGACCACTCAGTCTCTGCAGGACTTCCCCGTGGCTGACTCAGAGGAGGAGGCTGAAGAG gagtTTCAGAAGGAGCTGAGCCAGTGGAGGAAAGACCCCAGTGGGAGCAAGAAGAAGCCGAAGTACTCTTACAAGACTGTGGAGGAGCTGAAGGCCAAGGGTAGGATCAGCAAGAAGCTCACAGCGCCTCAGAAGGAGCTGTCTCAGGTCAAG GTGATCGACATGACAGGCCGGGAGCAGAAGGTGTACTACAGTTACAGCCAGATCAGCCACAAGCACAGCGTGCCCGACGAGGGGCTGCCGTTGCTGGCGCAGCTGCCCCCCACGGCCGGCAAGGAAGCCAAGGTGCCAGGCTTTGCGCTGCCCGAGTTGGAGCATAATCTGCAGCTGCTCATTGAGCGCACGGAGCAGGAGATCATCCAGAGTGACCGCCAGCTGCAGCACGAGCGGGACATGGTGGTCAGCCTGTCGCACGAGCTTGAGAAGACCGCCGAGGTCCTGGCACACGAGGAGCGCGTCATCTCCAACCTCAGCAAGGTGCTGGCCCTGGTGGAGGAGTGTGAGCGCCGCATGCAGCCCCATGGCACCGACCCCCTCACGCTGGATGAGTGTGCCCGCATCTTTGAGACACTGCAGGACAAGTACTATGAGGAGTACCGCCTGGCCGACCGAGCAGATCTTGCCGTGGCCATCGTCTACCCACTTGTGAAGGACTACTTCAAGGACTGGCACCCCCTCGAG GATGGCAGCTATGGCACCCAGATCATCTCCAAGTGGAAGAGCCTCCTGGAGAACGACCAGCTTCTGTCTCACAgcagccaggacctgtcctcagacGCCTTCCACAG gctcatgtggGAGGTCTGGATGCCTTTTGTTCGGAATGTTGTCGCCCAGTGGCAGCCCAGGAACTGTGAACCGATGGTGGACTTCCTGGACAGCTGGGCACACATCATCCCTGTGTGGATCCTGGACAATATCCTGGACCAGCTCATCTTCCCCAAGCTGCAGAAGGAG GTGGACAACTGGAACCCCTTGACAGACACTGTTCCCATCCATTCGTGGATCCATCCGTGGCTGCCCCTCATGCAGGCCCGCCTGGAGCCGCTCTACTCCCCCGTCCGCAGCAAGCTGTCCAGCGCGCTGCAGAAGTGGCACCCCAGTGATGCCTCAGCCAAGCTCATCCTGCAGCCTTGGAAAGAGGTCCTCACCCCCGGGTCCTGGGAGGCCTTCATGCTCAGGAACATTGTGCCCAAGCTGG GCATGTGCCTGGGCGAGCTCGTCATCAACCCCCACCAGCAGCACATGGACGCCTTCTACTGGGTGATGGACTGGGAAGGGATGATTTCTGTCTCCAGCCTGGTGGGGCTGCTGGAGAAGCATTTCTTCCCCAAGTGGCTTCAG GTGCTGTGCTCCTGGCTCAGTAACAGCCCCAATTACGAGGAGATCACCAAGTGGTACCTGGGCTGGAAATCCATGTTCTCAGACCAGGTGCTGGCACACCCCTCCGTCAAGGACAAGTTCAACGAAGCACTTGACATCATGAACAGGGCTGTGTCCTCCAACGTGG GTGCCTACATGCAGCCAGGTGCGCGAGAGAACATTGCCTACCTCACCCACACACAGCGCAGGAAGGACTTCCAGTATGAGGCCATGCAGGAGCGCCGTGAGGCTGAGAACATGGCTCAGAGGGGCATCGGGGTGGCTGCCAGCTCCGTGCCCATGAACTTCAAGGACCTCATTGAGACCAAGGCGGAGGAGCACAACATCGTGTTCATGCCCGTCATTGGCAAGCGGCACGAGGGCAAGCAGCTCTACACCTTTGGCCGCATCGTCATCTACATCGACCGGGGCGTGGTCTTCGTGCAGGGCGAGAAGACCTGGGTGCCCACCTCCCTGCAGAGCCTCATAGACATGGCCAAGTAA